In Methylotenera versatilis 79, the DNA window CATTGGCGATTCAACGTTTGCTGGATAATTTAGTCGGTAATGCTTACGCTTATTCCAAAGGTGATGTTGAAGTGACCAGCAGAATCACTGCTGAAAAAATCGTCATTAGCGTGCTGGATAACGGCCCAGGCATACCGCCGGAACATGCAGAAAGGTTGTTACGCCCATTTGAACGCATGGACAGTGCGCGGAATAAAAACGAAGGTGGCAGCGGTTTAGGTTTAGCGATTTGCAACCGCATTGCCAAGCTGCATCGTGGTAGTTTAGAGTTGGTTAATCGCCCCGAAGGCGGATTAGAAGCTAAGTTAACCCTGCCAATACAGCAATAATTCAACAATAATAGATGTTAATCAATTCAGTTAAAAATACTTAACTGTATAAAAACGACCATTATTTGCGACAAAACTAATTTTAAACTGGATTAAACCAATTCAATTTTTCACGCAATTGCACCACTTCACCGATAATCGTTAAACAAGGCGGTTTCATTTCAGCAATCGCGACTTTTTCGGCCAAATCTGCCAATGTTGCAGTAACTACTCTTTGGCGTTGTGTGGTGCCTTGTTGTACCACGGCAACTGGCATTGTCGCTGGCACGCCATGTTCAATCAGCTTTTCGCATATCTCTTTTAAGCCAACCAGGCCCATATAAATAACCACCGTTTGGCGCGGGCGAGACATCGCAACCCAATCCAAGTCCAAAGTGCCGTCTTTAAGGTGACCTGTAATAAATAGACAAGCTTGCGCGTAATCGCGATGCGTTAATGGAATACCTGCATAGCTTGAAACCCCATTGGCAGCAGTAATGCCAGGCACGACTTGAAACGGCACGCCATGTTGCATCAGTGTTTCAATTTCCTCACCGCCACGCCCAAAAATAAATGGGTCACCGCCTTTTAAACGCAATACACGCTTACCTGCTAAAGCTAATCTGGCAAGCAACTCGTTAATTTCCTCTTGCGGCATCGTGTGCTGATCGCGCGATTTGCCTACGTAAATCAACTCTGCATCGCGACGTACTAACTCCATCACTTCGGGGCTGACGAGCTTATCGTATACGCAAACATCACATTGCTGCATCAATCTTAACGCTCTAAATGTCAGCAAATCTGGATCGCCAGGGCCACCGCCCACTAAAAACACTTCGCCCTTATTGGCGGTTGCATCGGCATTATTGATTATATTTTGTAGCAACTCGCGCGCGGCTTGCTCTTGCCCGGATAACACACGTTCGACCATTGGGCCTTGCAACACGCCTTCCCAAAAACGGCGGCGCAGTTGCGTGGTCGCAAACTTATCTTTTACTTGCTCACGAAACTCGCCTGCAATGGCAGCAATTCGGCCGTAAGTAGCTGGCAACATGGTTTCAATTTTGGTGCGGATATAGCGCGCAAGT includes these proteins:
- the cysG gene encoding siroheme synthase CysG; the protein is MQALPIFFNITNRHCVVIGGGDVATRKVTMLLKAHAAITLYSPEICTELLEMAKAGQIKYVQANFEEKQIESACLVIAATDDEAVNIAVSIAAKAQNIPVNVVDAPDLCTFTMGSIIDRSPVVIAISSEGNAPVLARYIRTKIETMLPATYGRIAAIAGEFREQVKDKFATTQLRRRFWEGVLQGPMVERVLSGQEQAARELLQNIINNADATANKGEVFLVGGGPGDPDLLTFRALRLMQQCDVCVYDKLVSPEVMELVRRDAELIYVGKSRDQHTMPQEEINELLARLALAGKRVLRLKGGDPFIFGRGGEEIETLMQHGVPFQVVPGITAANGVSSYAGIPLTHRDYAQACLFITGHLKDGTLDLDWVAMSRPRQTVVIYMGLVGLKEICEKLIEHGVPATMPVAVVQQGTTQRQRVVTATLADLAEKVAIAEMKPPCLTIIGEVVQLREKLNWFNPV